GCGCTGCGGCTGCCTGGTGCTCCGACTGACCGTCAACCCGGCCAACACCGTCGCCTTCAAGCTCTACCGGCGGGTGGGCTGCGTCTCCGTCGGCGAGACCGTCCCCGGCGAGGACGGCAACGTCGAACTGCACAACTACATCCCGCTGATCCTGCGCAGCGTCTTCCACGACCTCGACCCCGAGGCGCTGGCGGCGCTCGGCCAGCTCAGCAGCTTCGGCAACGTCGCCGGCGGCCGGGACGACGAACTCCGTTCCGACGTCAGGGTGGTGGACGACATCCGGACCGTCGCCTACGCTCTGGCCCTGGGCGAGTTCAAGCTCACCGCGACCATCGACGTGGACCGCGGCCTGATGCTCGACGCGGCCCTCACCGACCCCGCCGGCGCCACCCGGCCGCTGAGGATCGCCGAACCGCCCTACGAAGTCCGGGCGCTGGGCGACAGCGAGCCGCACCGCTTCGGCGGCGACGGGCTCACCGCCGAACTCGACACCGCCGAAGGCACCCTCACCGTGCACGCCGAGGGCCACCACGGACCGGTGTTCGTCTCCACCTGGCCCAGCGCCGAGGCCGACCGCTCGGCCGGCTGGCGCGAAGGCCAGGCCCGCGACCTGGAGATCCAGCCCGTCGAGCACGGCGTCCGGGTCTCCGAGCACAGCGGCGGCAACCGGGTCACCGGCACCATCACCCTCCACCAGGGGGTGCTGAGCCAGGACTTCACCTTCACCACCCGGCCCGGCCGGATCTTCCAGACCGTCGGACTGCGCCAGGGCGACTTCACCCTGACCGACCCCGACGGCACCGCCCACCGGCACCTGATCGGCACCGGGATCGGCGTCCGCGACACCTCCGAGGTGGTCGCGGCCGCCCGGACCGCACCCGCCGGCTCCACCCTCACCTGGACCGACGGCGCCAACCGGGTGCTGCTCCCGGCCGGCCACCCCGTCCGGCTGATCACCGCCACCCTGGTCGAACGCCACCTGGAGACCGACGCCGACGGCACCGCCCGCCTGCGCACCGAACTCCGCACCGGCGCCGACCGCCACCCGAGCACACCCCCCGCGAGGCACAGACCCTCGACACCCAGCGGAAGTTGACGGTCAAGGCGACCGCCGCCGGCATCACCGGCTGGACCGAGGGCGGCACCAAGGTGCTGCGCAGCCCCGCCCCCCGCAGCCGCGCCTTCGGCTGCAACCCGCGCTGGAGCGCCGGTGCCTGGGTCACCCGCGAGCACCACCGGCACAGCCTCGCCACCGGCCTCGGCTGGGGCGTGGCCGCCGGCCAGGAGTGGGAGCAGAAGCACCCGCTCGGCCTGGCCGCCCCGCAGGAGCGGATCAGCTGGGAGGTCACCGCCCCCGAGCAGTCCGCCGAACCGGTCCGGATCGACGTCCACGCCCCCGGCGCGGAC
The DNA window shown above is from Streptomyces sp. TLI_171 and carries:
- a CDS encoding GNAT family N-acetyltransferase, with product MSITIRPYQEGDAHDIAELYNRHRDNPNPVAGGITGDELERELAERDTATFLIAVDDGRVVGTFGLFHSTGRRSARAGELIADMFFVAPAYRNGVITGRLFTEAVEWMMRCGCLVLRLTVNPANTVAFKLYRRVGCVSVGETVPGEDGNVELHNYIPLILRSVFHDLDPEALAALGQLSSFGNVAGGRDDELRSDVRVVDDIRTVAYALALGEFKLTATIDVDRGLMLDAALTDPAGATRPLRIAEPPYEVRALGDSEPHRFGGDGLTAELDTAEGTLTVHAEGHHGPVFVSTWPSAEADRSAGWREGQARDLEIQPVEHGVRVSEHSGGNRVTGTITLHQGVLSQDFTFTTRPGRIFQTVGLRQGDFTLTDPDGTAHRHLIGTGIGVRDTSEVVAAARTAPAGSTLTWTDGANRVLLPAGHPVRLITATLVERHLETDADGTARLRTELRTGADRHPSTPPARHRPSTPSGS